Proteins encoded within one genomic window of Misgurnus anguillicaudatus chromosome 18, ASM2758022v2, whole genome shotgun sequence:
- the LOC129429482 gene encoding uncharacterized protein has product MLIAMEERLIAAVSDYPELYNSTINSYKDSARKAKAWRAVSLQVEIPEEDCRRRWKSLRDMFIKDKRAEQRRRASGTSHRSWKYSWQMSFLTPFIQSRSLAADEPEEDRDDEDKEEERTADGNSSFDVQDFEEDHGMLDGSSHYAASGSQGPGRKRKWQTEGTDDLEDEMFLFSLLPYLRRLPYAKKSAVKLKIHQLLYEAEFK; this is encoded by the exons ATGCTAATAGCAATGGAGGAGAGGTTAATAGCGGCGGTGTCCGACTATCCAGAGTTATACAATTCAACaataaattcatacaaagaCTCTGCTAGAAAAGCCAAAGCATGGCGAGCTGTAAGTTTACAGGTTGAAATACCAG AGGAGGACTGCCGCCGGAGATGGAAGAGTCTGCGGGATATGTTCATCAAAGACAAACGTGCAGAGCAGCGGAGACGAGCGTCAGGAACGTCCCACCGCAGTTGGAAGTACAGTTGGCAGATGTCATTCTTAACCCCTTTCATTCAGTCCAGATCGCTGGCGGCGGACGAGCCCGAGGAAGACAGAGATGACGAAGACAAGGAGGAGGAGAGGACGGCGGATGGAAACTCTTCGTTCGACGTTCAGGACTTTGAGGAGGATCACGGAATGCTGGACGGATCGTCTCATTACGCGGCATCCGGCTCGCAAGGACCGGGACGGAAGCGGAAGTGGCAGACGGAGGGGACGGATGATCTGGAGGATGAGATGTTTCTGTTTAGCCTGTTGCCGTACTTGAGGCGGCTGCCTTACGCTAAGAAAAGtgcagtaaaattaaaaattcacCAGCTATTGTACGAGGCAGAGTTTAAGTGA